Proteins from a single region of Desulfatirhabdium butyrativorans DSM 18734:
- a CDS encoding acyl carrier protein produces MLSEDQIQKTILEIIGKIAPEADIAHLDPAERLRNQFDFDSVDFLNFAIALQAHLNVKIPEEDYPQLATINGCIAYLKSKCTP; encoded by the coding sequence GTGCTGAGCGAAGACCAGATTCAGAAAACCATATTGGAGATTATCGGCAAGATTGCACCCGAAGCGGACATCGCACATCTCGATCCTGCCGAACGGCTGCGCAACCAGTTTGATTTCGATTCCGTCGACTTTCTGAATTTCGCCATTGCGCTACAGGCGCACCTGAACGTGAAAATTCCGGAAGAAGACTATCCGCAACTGGCTACGATCAATGGATGCATTGCCTATTTGAAATCGAAATGCACCCCGTAG